The Geminocystis sp. NIES-3708 genomic sequence GCACATAAATCTAAAGATTTAACAGCCCAACATCTACAATATGCACACTATTTAGAACTAGATTTTGTTAATAATATTAATGACTTAAAACATTGTGATTTAATTATTGATTGTTTTTTTGGATTTGGTTTAAATCGCCCTATAAATAATTTTTTAGCTGATGATATTTTATCTATTAATAGTTGGAAAAAATTAGTAATTAGTATCGATTTACCTTCAGGAATACATACTGATACTGGAGAAGTCTTAGGAGTTGCCATCAAAGCATCCCATACCCTCTGTTTAGGGTTATGGAAACTTGGTTTATTTCAATTTTTAGTGTGGCAATATACAGGAAAATTAGACATAATTGACATTGGTATTCCCGAAGATTTAATTAGTGCAATAATTAATAAATCTCCCACTATAAAAATAATCACCTCAGGAAAAGTTAAAGCCGTTTTACCTATACCCCGCGCTATTAATACTCATAAATATAAACAAGGTAATTTACTTTTAATTTGTGGCTCTCAAAAATATGCTGGAGCGGCTTTATTATCAGGATATGGTGCAAAAACTAGCGGTGTCGGAATGCTAACTTTAGCTGTGCCAGAATCTTTGAGAATGCTTATTCTTAATCATCTTCCTTTTGCTTTAGTTATTGGTTTATCTGAGACTAATATAGAAACCTTCCCTTCTGAAGAAATGTTATCTTTAAATAAGTATGATACCATTGTTTTTGGCATGGGTATTTCACAACAAGATAATTATGTTATAGAACAATTATTTGAGCAAATATTAAATAGTGAAAAAACATTAATCATCGATGCTGATGGTTTTTATTACTTATTAAAAAATAATTTTTTAGAATTATTATCTAATAGAAAATATCCTACAATTTTAACACCTCATGATGGAGAATTTAAGCGTTTATTTCCTGATTTAGACTTAAATAAAGATCGTTTTATAACATTACAAAAAGCAGCTAAAAGAATTAATAGCACGATTTTATTAAAAGGAACAAAAACGATGATAAGTTATAAAGGCGAAAAAAATTGGATTATAAATGAAAGTACTTCTGCATTAGCTAGAGGCGGAAGTGGAGATGTCTTAAGTGGATTTATTGGCGGTTTAATCGCACAAACAGATTTAAGTCAACATTCTATTGATGAGGTTGTTGCTACGGCAGGATGGTTGCATCAACGGGGAGGAATTTTGGCGGCAAAAAATCATACTCAAATGGGTGTCGATGGGGTTACTTTAGCTGATTATATCAATAAGGCAATAAAGCAATTAACAATTGACAATTAAATAGGTAATTATTATAGTTTCGGAGAGGTTTTTCTACATTTTTACCCATTTTTAAGAATTTTAATTTCTTCCGTTAATTTGGCAATATATTTGGCTTGGCTTCTTAGAGTTAATTGTGTCATAACTCTTGTCAATAGCTCTGGTTTTTTGAAAGGTTTGGTTACGTAATCTGAAGCACCCATACTATAAGCTTGTATTAAATGATGTTCTTCTTGACTGGCGGTAAGAAAAATAACGGGAATATCTTTATATTGAGGGTTAGATTTGATCTTTTCGCATACTTCTAAACCACTCATATCAGGCATCATTAAGTCTAATAAAATTAAGTCAGGAGTTAATACGGTTAATCTTTCCAAAGCATCTCTACCACTTAAGGCAAAGCTCGTTTGATAATTTTCTGCTTCGAGAATGAAGGTTAAGAGTTTTAAATTTTGTTTTAAATCATCTACTATTAAAATAATTGATTCTTCGTGATTAATTAATTCTGATGAATACATGGTCAAATTTAGATGGTGGAGATTATAGCATTAAAGTTGTCAAAAAGATTATCCATTAATGGACTACATTAATTATTTAGTCTTCTTTAATCTTACCTTGATTAAGCCATACAATTCCATCAACAAATATCTGTCTGCTATCTCTTATTCACATAAAATTATATTAATCATTAGACTTTTTTCAGAAGTCAGGCAATGGGTAATAGGCAATGGGTAATGATAATAACAATTGATGATTTCTAAACAAGAATTGATTTAAAATTTCTTTTTTCCCAGATGTCCATTGATGATTTAGATTCTTTATAAGAAATTTGAGTGTCACCTCATTATCAATTATCTATAATCAATATATAATTATTTTGGTTAGGTAATAACTGTCAAAATAGTCATCATTAACATTTAAAGATAAGGGTAAGTTTATCATGGGATATGCCAATGTTTTTACAAAACTAGATCAAGATATATCAACTCAAATTAAACATTTACAAGCTAAACAACAAGAATTAATTGAAAAGAAAAAAAATTTATTGGCAACTAAGCAAAAAATACAAGGTTTTCTTACCGATGCTCAAGAAATTAAAAATATTCTAGCATCTCAACCAGAATTAGTTAAATCCGTTGAAAGTGAATTAAATAAAATTTTTACTATAGA encodes the following:
- a CDS encoding response regulator, which codes for MYSSELINHEESIILIVDDLKQNLKLLTFILEAENYQTSFALSGRDALERLTVLTPDLILLDLMMPDMSGLEVCEKIKSNPQYKDIPVIFLTASQEEHHLIQAYSMGASDYVTKPFKKPELLTRVMTQLTLRSQAKYIAKLTEEIKILKNG
- a CDS encoding bifunctional ADP-dependent NAD(P)H-hydrate dehydratase/NAD(P)H-hydrate epimerase — translated: MNINNLKEVVITANQMQEIERKMFAQGMPIASLMEKAALLCSQKINQDYPLNNYQKIGFLIGNGHNGGDGLVIARELFLKSYQVKLYTPLAHKSKDLTAQHLQYAHYLELDFVNNINDLKHCDLIIDCFFGFGLNRPINNFLADDILSINSWKKLVISIDLPSGIHTDTGEVLGVAIKASHTLCLGLWKLGLFQFLVWQYTGKLDIIDIGIPEDLISAIINKSPTIKIITSGKVKAVLPIPRAINTHKYKQGNLLLICGSQKYAGAALLSGYGAKTSGVGMLTLAVPESLRMLILNHLPFALVIGLSETNIETFPSEEMLSLNKYDTIVFGMGISQQDNYVIEQLFEQILNSEKTLIIDADGFYYLLKNNFLELLSNRKYPTILTPHDGEFKRLFPDLDLNKDRFITLQKAAKRINSTILLKGTKTMISYKGEKNWIINESTSALARGGSGDVLSGFIGGLIAQTDLSQHSIDEVVATAGWLHQRGGILAAKNHTQMGVDGVTLADYINKAIKQLTIDN